Proteins co-encoded in one Nitratireductor kimnyeongensis genomic window:
- a CDS encoding sulfite exporter TauE/SafE family protein: protein MREGSPFAKCLSGAGPLPDIDLSLALLTATVLVAGVVRGLSGFGTGLIVAPIAGALYDPVTAVVLLVIIDSLPTLPVALPVVKLARWREVLPVLAGLALFVPLGVYILKNGDETVLRWIICMIILACALTLRSGWRYHGPRSLPLSFGIGAIAGTLSGIAAIPGPPVIIYWMASTLPVAIVRANLMTLFLISEIFSAGNLWAAGLFEHSRVMLGVLMIPPYMFSLLIGGKLYGIASDTTYRRIAFTLIIASALIALPLTEILFGWLFSDGQMLSSTR from the coding sequence ATGCGAGAAGGATCGCCGTTCGCCAAATGCCTTTCCGGAGCTGGACCGCTGCCTGATATCGACCTCAGCCTTGCCCTTCTGACCGCCACCGTGCTGGTGGCCGGCGTGGTGCGTGGGCTGTCGGGTTTTGGCACTGGCCTGATCGTCGCCCCGATCGCCGGAGCACTCTACGATCCTGTCACGGCGGTGGTTCTGCTCGTCATCATCGATTCGCTGCCCACCCTTCCCGTGGCGCTTCCCGTGGTGAAGCTTGCCCGCTGGCGTGAGGTTCTACCGGTGCTCGCGGGACTGGCGCTGTTCGTTCCGCTTGGGGTGTATATACTGAAGAATGGAGACGAAACCGTTCTGCGCTGGATCATCTGCATGATCATTCTGGCCTGCGCGCTTACCCTGCGCAGCGGCTGGCGCTATCATGGCCCGCGAAGCCTGCCTCTCTCCTTTGGCATTGGCGCCATAGCGGGAACCCTGTCAGGCATCGCCGCCATCCCCGGCCCGCCCGTCATCATATACTGGATGGCGTCAACGCTACCGGTCGCGATTGTCCGCGCGAATCTGATGACGCTTTTCCTGATTTCGGAAATCTTCTCGGCTGGGAATTTGTGGGCTGCCGGCCTGTTCGAGCATTCGCGCGTGATGCTGGGGGTGTTGATGATCCCACCCTATATGTTCAGCCTGCTCATCGGTGGAAAACTCTACGGCATCGCCAGCGACACGACCTACCGCCGCATCGCCTTCACGCTCATCATCGCCTCAGCGCTCATCGCATTGCCACTGACCGAGATACTGTTTGGCTGGCTGTTCAGCGATGGCCAAATGCTGTCTTCAACAAGGTGA